In Bosea vestrisii, the following are encoded in one genomic region:
- a CDS encoding glycosyltransferase — protein MVLTPATLAAELWRANAGALACEAAWMDEAGLQRFSARTGTSWPQKLLAFLALGLLCAIGALEPVTTLIGVALALGALFFATVVLRLAALIEKAPVDLWREHRWQVDDSRLPVYTVAVPIFGEEAVLDQLIEGLSALDYPAAKLDIRILVEEIDWGLRRALAARELPPFMQVMIIPRGVPQTKARALNRALAEARGELFTIFDAEDVPDPRQLRLAAARFLRSDAELVCLQARLVIDNPDDGWLSGCFALEYAGLFDVLNPGLLQSGLPIMLGGTSNHFRTEALRRVGGWDPWNVTEDADIGFRLVRAGGYMADLPCRTLEEAPHHLPAWLRRWHKGYLQTLISHLLRPARFLREAGFTATLTFLALVLGTLLGTLFYPLFIATTVLAVLDGSLFVPRNALELLCSSLALALAGSGICAIFLVPALGAWRRGAIDLWRWLPLLPIYYLLASLAAWLALYDYFHDRFGWHKTAHGLARSSRYRRRARGRPRLDSK, from the coding sequence GTGGTTCTGACGCCGGCAACGCTGGCGGCCGAGTTGTGGCGCGCCAATGCCGGAGCCCTCGCCTGCGAGGCAGCCTGGATGGATGAAGCCGGACTTCAGCGTTTCAGTGCGCGAACCGGCACGAGCTGGCCACAGAAGCTCCTGGCGTTTCTCGCCCTCGGTCTTCTCTGCGCAATCGGCGCACTCGAACCTGTCACGACATTGATCGGCGTGGCTCTGGCCCTGGGGGCCCTCTTCTTCGCCACCGTGGTCCTCCGGCTGGCCGCCCTGATCGAAAAGGCGCCAGTTGATCTCTGGCGCGAGCATCGCTGGCAAGTCGATGACAGCCGGCTGCCGGTCTATACCGTCGCCGTCCCGATCTTCGGCGAGGAAGCCGTGCTCGATCAGTTAATCGAGGGACTGTCTGCTCTCGACTATCCTGCCGCCAAGCTCGACATCCGTATCCTTGTCGAGGAAATCGACTGGGGCCTGCGCCGCGCCCTCGCCGCCCGCGAGCTTCCGCCTTTCATGCAGGTCATGATCATCCCGCGCGGCGTCCCACAGACCAAGGCGCGCGCGCTCAACCGGGCACTGGCCGAAGCGCGCGGCGAGCTGTTCACCATCTTCGACGCCGAGGATGTCCCCGATCCCCGGCAGTTGCGTCTTGCTGCAGCCCGCTTCCTTCGCTCGGATGCCGAGCTCGTCTGCCTGCAGGCCCGTCTCGTCATCGACAACCCCGATGACGGCTGGCTCTCCGGTTGCTTCGCGCTCGAATATGCCGGCTTGTTCGACGTGCTCAACCCCGGCCTGTTGCAATCGGGCCTGCCGATCATGCTCGGCGGCACCTCCAATCATTTCCGGACCGAAGCGCTGCGACGGGTCGGCGGCTGGGATCCCTGGAATGTCACGGAGGATGCCGATATCGGCTTTCGCCTCGTCCGCGCCGGCGGCTACATGGCCGACCTGCCCTGCCGCACGCTCGAAGAGGCCCCGCACCACCTGCCAGCCTGGCTGAGGCGTTGGCACAAGGGCTATCTGCAAACGCTGATCAGCCATCTGCTAAGGCCCGCCCGCTTCCTGCGCGAGGCGGGTTTCACTGCCACGCTGACCTTTCTGGCGCTGGTGCTGGGCACCTTGCTCGGAACGCTCTTCTACCCGCTGTTCATCGCGACGACGGTACTGGCAGTGCTCGACGGCTCGTTGTTCGTGCCACGCAATGCCCTGGAGCTGCTGTGCTCCTCACTTGCGCTGGCGCTGGCCGGAAGCGGCATTTGCGCCATCTTCCTCGTGCCCGCGCTCGGCGCCTGGCGGCGCGGCGCAATCGATTTATGGCGTTGGCTGCCGCTCCTGCCGATCTATTATCTGCTCGCCTCGCTGGCAGCGTGGCTCGCGCTCTACGATTACTTCCACGACCGGTTCGGCTGGCACAAGACCGCGCACGGCCTCGCCCGCTCCTCACGCTACCGCAGGCGAGCGCGCGGCCGACCGCGCCTAGACTCAAAGTGA
- a CDS encoding ABC transporter substrate-binding protein → MTAWLGLTSFNRLAAMAAAAVLTLQAPARAEEISVTQWGASLYGAPYAVAMEKGLFKQAGIDITGIIGSGGGGTTVRNILASATPYGEVAVSAALAAKAQGLDLIIVNTGTRSVAEASMVVMPDSPLKSVEDLVGKKVAITSPKSVSEMLLLMVLREKGVDQSKVQRVAAGGYVPALTMLEQNAVVGSVLIEPLSIIRKDKYRTLYKAGDILQPMTTSVGITTRKFAQENPEKLKAIIAGRRAGVQAIYKDPAETAKIIEKIYKLDPPIAKEAVDNMIGPKMWSEGEFSVSELNRMVEGLKLIGEVKADVDWSAILDKSYLPADLQAKQ, encoded by the coding sequence ATGACCGCTTGGCTTGGCCTGACTTCGTTCAACCGTCTCGCGGCCATGGCGGCTGCGGCCGTGCTCACTCTGCAGGCGCCGGCACGCGCCGAGGAAATCTCCGTCACCCAATGGGGCGCGAGCCTCTATGGCGCGCCTTACGCGGTCGCGATGGAGAAGGGCCTGTTCAAGCAGGCCGGCATCGACATCACCGGCATCATCGGCTCGGGCGGCGGCGGCACCACGGTCCGCAACATTCTCGCCAGCGCGACGCCCTATGGCGAGGTCGCCGTCTCCGCTGCGCTCGCCGCCAAGGCGCAGGGGCTCGACTTGATCATCGTCAACACCGGCACGCGCAGCGTCGCCGAGGCATCGATGGTCGTCATGCCGGACTCGCCGCTCAAGAGTGTCGAGGACCTCGTTGGCAAGAAGGTCGCGATCACCTCGCCGAAATCGGTGTCGGAAATGCTGTTGCTGATGGTGCTGCGCGAGAAGGGCGTCGACCAAAGCAAGGTCCAGCGCGTCGCGGCCGGCGGCTATGTGCCGGCCCTGACCATGCTCGAGCAGAACGCCGTCGTCGGCTCGGTGCTGATCGAGCCGCTCTCGATCATCCGCAAGGACAAGTACCGCACGCTCTACAAGGCCGGCGACATCCTGCAGCCGATGACGACCTCGGTCGGCATCACCACGCGCAAATTTGCGCAGGAGAACCCCGAGAAGCTCAAGGCGATCATCGCCGGCCGCCGCGCCGGGGTACAGGCGATCTACAAGGACCCGGCCGAGACGGCCAAGATCATCGAGAAGATTTACAAGCTCGATCCGCCGATCGCCAAGGAAGCCGTCGACAACATGATAGGGCCGAAGATGTGGAGCGAGGGCGAGTTCAGCGTCTCCGAGCTCAACCGCATGGTCGAGGGTCTCAAGCTGATCGGCGAGGTCAAGGCCGATGTCGACTGGTCGGCCATCCTCGACAAGTCCTATCTGCCCGCCGACCTCCAGGCCAAGCAATGA
- a CDS encoding ABC transporter ATP-binding protein, which produces MSAAASGAKIVPLAPQATAIDAHARLRGVTRVFELPKSTLHALGPIDLDLAKGEFFSVVGPSGCGKSTLLDILAGLSEPQAGTAEFEGKPIRGVPDGVGVVFQEDASFPWLSVRDNVAFGLRRAGVDPAEIARRVDYAVGFMGLKDFAGSYPAQLSGGMRQRVCIARTLVLQPRLILLDEPFGALDQQTRLLMGDELLRLWRETSATVLLITHALDEAAMLSDRVGVMSTRPGTFIDFVETGWERDRDSRVVSTPHFGDITARLWEKLRIEALKIMSAGKA; this is translated from the coding sequence ATGAGCGCGGCGGCATCGGGGGCCAAGATCGTGCCGCTCGCGCCCCAGGCCACAGCCATCGACGCACACGCCAGGTTGCGCGGCGTCACCCGGGTCTTCGAACTGCCGAAATCGACCCTGCATGCGCTTGGCCCGATCGATCTCGATCTCGCCAAGGGCGAGTTCTTCTCGGTGGTCGGTCCGTCCGGCTGCGGCAAGTCGACCCTGCTCGATATTCTTGCCGGCCTGAGCGAGCCACAAGCTGGCACGGCCGAGTTCGAGGGCAAGCCGATCAGGGGTGTGCCTGATGGTGTCGGCGTCGTTTTCCAGGAGGACGCGTCGTTTCCCTGGCTCAGCGTACGCGACAATGTCGCCTTCGGGCTGAGGCGTGCCGGCGTGGATCCGGCTGAGATCGCCAGGCGGGTCGATTATGCCGTTGGCTTCATGGGGCTGAAGGACTTCGCCGGCTCCTATCCGGCGCAGCTCTCCGGCGGCATGCGCCAGCGGGTTTGCATTGCGCGGACGCTTGTGCTGCAGCCCAGATTGATCCTGCTCGACGAGCCCTTCGGCGCGCTCGACCAGCAGACCCGGCTGCTGATGGGCGACGAATTGCTGCGGCTCTGGCGCGAGACCTCCGCCACCGTGCTGCTCATCACCCACGCGCTCGACGAAGCCGCGATGCTGTCAGACCGCGTCGGCGTGATGTCGACCCGCCCCGGCACCTTCATCGATTTCGTCGAGACCGGCTGGGAACGAGATCGGGACAGCCGCGTCGTCTCGACGCCGCATTTCGGCGACATCACCGCCCGGCTCTGGGAAAAGCTGCGCATCGAGGCGCTGAAGATCATGTCGGCCGGAAAGGCCTGA
- a CDS encoding ABC transporter permease, which translates to MSEKWLRVAVVTAMILLVEALCRVDVIPRMVMIAPSDMVVELGKILASGQFSADIQITFTNIAISTVLSVLLGFAAGVIIYSLPSLRDAIEPLLASYYAVPTFVFYPIFITLFGVGSASIIAIAVLLAVVSMVTATLSGLDRIPRVLRKTGQIYRMSRMKTALLIELPAAMPYLFTGVKLSVAYSFIGVIASEFILSGAGVGYAIAYAYNLFENGHMYALMLLVLIVVTVVNTLLNIVDRRLQARRQR; encoded by the coding sequence ATGTCCGAGAAATGGCTGCGCGTCGCGGTCGTCACCGCGATGATCCTGCTGGTCGAGGCGCTCTGCCGCGTCGACGTCATCCCGCGCATGGTGATGATCGCCCCGTCCGACATGGTCGTCGAGCTCGGCAAGATCCTCGCCTCCGGGCAGTTCTCGGCCGATATCCAGATCACCTTCACCAATATCGCGATCTCGACCGTGCTCTCGGTGCTGCTCGGTTTCGCGGCCGGGGTGATCATCTACTCGCTGCCGAGCCTGCGCGATGCGATCGAGCCGCTGCTGGCGAGCTATTACGCCGTCCCGACCTTCGTCTTTTATCCGATCTTCATCACCCTCTTCGGCGTTGGCTCCGCCTCGATCATCGCGATCGCGGTGCTGCTTGCGGTCGTCTCGATGGTCACAGCGACGCTGAGCGGGCTCGACCGCATCCCGCGCGTGCTGCGCAAGACCGGCCAGATCTACCGGATGTCACGGATGAAGACCGCGCTGCTGATCGAGCTGCCGGCAGCGATGCCCTACCTCTTCACCGGGGTGAAGCTCTCGGTCGCCTATTCCTTCATCGGCGTCATCGCCTCGGAGTTCATCCTGTCGGGTGCCGGCGTCGGCTACGCGATCGCCTATGCCTACAACCTGTTCGAGAACGGGCACATGTACGCGCTGATGCTGCTCGTGCTCATCGTCGTCACCGTCGTCAACACCCTCCTCAACATTGTCGATCGGCGCCTCCAGGCGCGCCGGCAGCGGTGA
- a CDS encoding ABC transporter permease → MPRSAGTLLVLLALIVLWQGLHLLVGASSLASPVHTVTKLAALLATGEFWLNVSETMRAFVAAFAISLAGGITLGIVLGVRKLAGNVAEPILTTLYSIPKVVLYPLVLLCFGLGISAKIAFGVMHGLIPITLFSMNAIRQMKPVYRRTSQVMRLSASQNAFTVIMPAILPEIISGVRLGFSLTLLGVLIGEMFASQRGLGFMLTSAINIGQIDTIMAIALLLTVFAVTCNALMMRFDRRLTHR, encoded by the coding sequence ATGCCACGGTCAGCTGGTACGCTCCTCGTCCTCCTGGCCCTCATCGTTCTCTGGCAGGGCCTGCATCTGCTGGTCGGCGCCTCTTCGTTGGCCTCGCCGGTACACACGGTCACCAAGCTCGCCGCCCTGCTCGCCACCGGCGAGTTCTGGCTCAACGTCTCCGAGACGATGCGCGCCTTCGTCGCCGCCTTCGCGATCTCGCTTGCCGGCGGCATCACGCTCGGCATCGTGCTCGGCGTCCGCAAGCTCGCCGGCAATGTCGCCGAGCCGATCCTGACGACGCTCTATTCGATTCCGAAGGTCGTGCTTTATCCGCTGGTGCTGCTCTGCTTTGGCCTCGGCATCTCCGCCAAGATCGCTTTCGGCGTGATGCACGGGCTGATCCCGATCACGCTGTTCTCGATGAACGCCATCCGCCAGATGAAGCCGGTCTATCGCCGGACGTCGCAGGTGATGCGGCTCTCGGCCTCGCAGAACGCCTTCACCGTGATCATGCCGGCGATCCTGCCCGAGATCATTTCCGGCGTCCGGCTCGGCTTTTCGCTGACGCTGCTCGGCGTGCTGATCGGCGAGATGTTCGCTTCGCAGCGCGGCCTCGGCTTCATGCTGACCAGCGCCATCAATATCGGCCAGATCGACACGATCATGGCGATCGCGCTGCTGCTGACCGTCTTCGCCGTCACCTGCAACGCCTTGATGATGCGCTTCGACCGGCGTCTGACACACCGCTAA
- a CDS encoding MFS transporter, with protein MNFLLADLRGGLGPYVNVFLLTEAGWDQATIGALMTASGLIGIAFHAPIGALIDGTRAKRALIIGGAWALALLGVAIVTFPTLSVVFVADVTMALLGAVFAPTVAAITLGLFGSRGVAAQLGRNAVFDRFGNLFIAALAGVVGTYFGQRGVFYMLPLFAALTTIAVLSIPPHAIDHELARGLEETDHSRSRPYGWRQLFAERPFVVLALGTALFHFANAPMLALASQKLALEAKGFESAVTSAAIIVAQLATIPMAFLVMRANLIGGRTLLILAFAAVPLRGILFALVDDPYWMIGFQLLDGVGAGLFDVLLPLVLLGAVQGSGRYNLARGIIGTIQGVGGASSYVFAGSLVVWAGYSVAFAVLSGVALVALVLMMVAMPETVPKAQA; from the coding sequence TTGAACTTCTTGCTGGCCGACCTAAGGGGTGGCCTTGGACCCTACGTCAACGTGTTTCTGCTAACGGAGGCCGGCTGGGATCAGGCGACGATCGGCGCTCTCATGACCGCAAGCGGGCTGATCGGTATTGCGTTTCATGCACCGATCGGCGCCCTGATCGATGGTACCCGCGCCAAGCGGGCTCTCATTATTGGCGGTGCCTGGGCGCTGGCGCTGTTGGGAGTCGCGATTGTGACTTTCCCAACGCTCAGCGTTGTCTTCGTAGCGGATGTCACTATGGCGCTATTGGGCGCGGTGTTCGCGCCGACAGTCGCCGCCATCACACTTGGTCTGTTCGGGTCTCGCGGCGTCGCCGCCCAGCTCGGCCGCAACGCCGTATTCGACCGTTTCGGCAATTTGTTTATCGCCGCGCTAGCAGGGGTGGTCGGCACCTACTTCGGGCAACGCGGGGTTTTTTATATGCTTCCGCTATTCGCCGCGCTGACGACGATTGCGGTCCTTTCAATTCCGCCACATGCCATCGATCATGAACTGGCTCGCGGTCTTGAGGAGACCGATCACAGTCGGAGCCGCCCCTACGGCTGGCGGCAGTTATTTGCCGAGAGACCTTTCGTGGTGTTGGCACTCGGGACTGCCCTGTTCCATTTCGCCAATGCCCCGATGCTGGCCCTCGCGAGCCAGAAACTGGCGCTCGAGGCAAAAGGCTTCGAGTCAGCCGTGACCTCAGCAGCGATCATCGTCGCCCAGCTCGCGACGATCCCGATGGCCTTCCTGGTCATGCGGGCCAATCTGATCGGCGGGAGGACCCTGCTTATTTTGGCCTTCGCCGCCGTGCCGCTGCGCGGCATCCTGTTTGCCCTTGTCGACGATCCCTACTGGATGATCGGCTTCCAGCTGCTCGACGGGGTGGGAGCCGGACTATTCGACGTCTTGCTGCCGCTGGTTCTTCTCGGCGCCGTCCAGGGCAGCGGTCGTTACAACCTAGCCCGCGGCATCATCGGCACGATTCAGGGCGTCGGCGGAGCATCGAGTTACGTGTTTGCCGGCAGCCTCGTCGTCTGGGCCGGATACAGTGTCGCTTTTGCCGTCTTGTCCGGTGTGGCGTTGGTCGCCCTTGTTCTGATGATGGTGGCCATGCCCGAAACGGTTCCCAAAGCCCAAGCTTAA
- a CDS encoding glycosyltransferase family 4 protein — protein sequence MRIAQVAPLAESVPPKMYGGTERVASWLTEELVRQGHQVTLFASGDSTTSAELVSCAPQGLRLAGIRDHTASHLAMLAKVLDQASAFDIIHFHLDLLQHALFRDLAHKCVTTLHGRLDLPDFLPVYRTFPKMPLISISDCQRQPMPDTANWLATVHHGLGPGLCPFDNQGGDYLAFLGRITPEKRPDRAIEIAKQAGMPLKLAAKVDPVDADYFRTEIKPLLDHPLIEFIGEIDEAEKAAFLGGARALLFPIDWPEPFGLVMIEAMSAGTPVIAWRNGSVPEVVQDGVSGIIVDTMAEAVAAAHRSAIIDRLQVRQYFESHFTAARMASDYLDAFDRLLASSREPRRAAE from the coding sequence ATGCGGATCGCGCAGGTTGCACCGCTGGCGGAGTCAGTTCCACCGAAGATGTACGGGGGCACGGAGCGCGTCGCGTCGTGGCTCACCGAAGAACTCGTTCGGCAAGGACATCAGGTTACGCTCTTCGCGTCGGGCGATTCAACCACCTCCGCCGAACTGGTATCGTGCGCCCCGCAAGGCCTGCGGCTTGCGGGCATTCGCGATCATACCGCGAGCCATCTTGCCATGCTTGCCAAGGTGTTAGACCAGGCGTCGGCGTTCGATATCATCCATTTCCATCTCGATCTGCTGCAGCATGCATTATTCCGCGATCTCGCCCATAAATGCGTGACAACGCTGCATGGCCGCCTGGACCTGCCGGATTTTCTCCCAGTCTACCGAACTTTTCCGAAGATGCCCCTGATCTCGATTTCGGATTGTCAGCGCCAACCGATGCCGGACACGGCGAACTGGTTGGCGACGGTCCATCATGGACTGGGCCCCGGCTTGTGCCCGTTCGATAATCAGGGCGGGGACTATCTGGCATTCCTCGGGCGCATCACGCCCGAAAAGCGGCCGGATCGCGCGATTGAGATCGCCAAGCAGGCCGGCATGCCTCTCAAGCTCGCCGCAAAGGTCGACCCGGTCGATGCCGACTATTTCAGAACCGAAATCAAGCCGCTGCTCGATCATCCCCTGATCGAATTTATTGGTGAGATCGACGAAGCAGAAAAGGCAGCATTTCTTGGTGGAGCGCGGGCCCTCCTTTTCCCGATCGATTGGCCCGAGCCCTTCGGGCTCGTTATGATCGAAGCCATGTCGGCGGGAACACCGGTCATCGCCTGGCGTAATGGGTCTGTGCCCGAAGTGGTCCAAGACGGCGTGTCCGGAATCATCGTCGACACCATGGCTGAAGCGGTCGCCGCCGCCCATCGCAGCGCGATAATAGACCGCCTCCAGGTGCGGCAGTATTTCGAAAGCCATTTTACCGCGGCGAGGATGGCGAGCGACTATCTCGACGCATTTGACCGTCTGCTGGCTTCATCACGAGAACCGCGCAGGGCCGCAGAATAG
- a CDS encoding amylo-alpha-1,6-glucosidase, giving the protein MDELSVAPSEREIPPPHERSADHALDAHPSLVDRPLRTLKSGDAFAVLDSYGDMGTTADTSEGLFCNDTRHLSRLQLFFEDKRPLLLSSVIQDDNVSLTVDLANPEITRADGTTMIPRDAIAIERTKFLWNSVCYERIGLRNFDRLPHEFRLTLRFAADFRDLFEVRGMKRARRGEMETNVASNIMRFAYRGLDDRIRRTVLRFSPEPVQVTKDCASFRFVLKPGERASLLVAVACDLVDAQSRDASPIQNASGVPAQGFAKAYQDARRDLRALTSNITKVESTNALFTDLITRSTSDLYTLMTRSSEGIYPYAGIPWFSTMFGRDGIITAMMLLWADPAVARGVLLQLAKAQALTTDPEADAQPGKILHERRSGEMANLGEVPFGFYYGSVDATPLFIMLAGQYFERTGDLATIERLWEHIQGALQWCDTFGDRDGDGFVEYYRETDKGLANQGWKDSHDSISHADGSLAQGPIALVEVQAYVYAAKRAAATMAGAMGLIDRAIELEQAASTLREKFDRAFWCEEIGSYALALDGDKRPCRVRASNAGHALFAGIALPERAAKVAATLMSEGSFGGWGIRTLNAGEIRYNPMSYHNGSVWPHDNALIALGFAKYGLKPEAARLFEATFDASTYQDQQRLPELFCGFLRRRRRGPTAYPVACSPQAWAAAAPFAMLAACLGLELPAATNEIKLIDPVLPSFLDDITLRGLKLARSQFDLRVHRHKNDVTINVLKRWAESDASVLMMKTR; this is encoded by the coding sequence ATGGATGAGCTCAGCGTCGCTCCAAGCGAGCGCGAAATTCCGCCTCCGCACGAACGATCGGCCGATCATGCCCTCGATGCGCACCCGTCGCTCGTCGATCGCCCACTGCGTACTTTGAAATCCGGCGACGCCTTCGCGGTGCTCGATAGCTATGGTGACATGGGGACCACCGCGGACACCTCGGAAGGGCTATTCTGCAACGACACCAGGCACCTTTCGCGGCTGCAGCTGTTCTTCGAAGACAAGCGCCCCCTTCTGCTCAGCTCGGTGATCCAGGACGATAACGTGTCCTTGACCGTGGACCTGGCCAATCCAGAGATTACGCGAGCGGATGGAACAACGATGATTCCCCGCGATGCCATCGCTATTGAGCGGACGAAATTTCTCTGGAATTCGGTCTGTTACGAGCGGATCGGATTGCGCAATTTCGACCGTCTGCCGCATGAATTCAGGCTGACCTTGCGCTTCGCGGCGGATTTTCGCGACCTCTTTGAAGTCAGGGGAATGAAGCGGGCGCGTCGCGGCGAAATGGAAACGAACGTCGCTTCGAACATCATGCGCTTCGCCTATCGCGGGCTCGACGACAGAATCCGCAGAACGGTCCTTCGCTTTAGCCCCGAACCGGTGCAGGTGACGAAAGATTGCGCCTCGTTCCGGTTCGTTCTCAAGCCTGGCGAGCGAGCCTCGCTTCTCGTGGCCGTCGCCTGCGATCTGGTCGATGCCCAGAGCCGGGACGCGTCACCTATCCAGAACGCGTCCGGGGTGCCGGCTCAAGGCTTTGCCAAGGCCTATCAGGATGCTCGCCGGGATTTGCGCGCGCTGACGTCGAACATTACCAAGGTCGAATCGACGAATGCCCTCTTCACAGACCTGATCACGCGCTCGACTTCGGACCTTTATACGCTGATGACGCGCAGCTCCGAGGGCATCTATCCCTATGCCGGTATTCCGTGGTTTTCGACGATGTTCGGGCGCGACGGAATCATCACCGCCATGATGCTGCTCTGGGCCGATCCGGCGGTGGCACGGGGTGTCCTGCTGCAATTGGCCAAAGCCCAGGCCCTCACGACCGATCCCGAAGCCGACGCGCAGCCCGGCAAGATCCTGCACGAACGGCGCAGCGGTGAGATGGCCAATCTCGGCGAGGTGCCCTTCGGATTCTACTATGGCTCCGTGGACGCCACTCCGCTCTTTATCATGTTAGCGGGGCAGTATTTCGAGCGCACCGGCGATCTCGCCACGATCGAGCGACTTTGGGAACATATCCAGGGGGCGCTTCAGTGGTGCGATACTTTCGGCGATCGCGACGGCGATGGCTTCGTCGAATATTACCGCGAGACGGATAAAGGCCTGGCCAATCAGGGCTGGAAGGACAGTCACGACTCGATCTCCCATGCCGACGGGTCCCTCGCCCAAGGCCCGATCGCGCTGGTCGAGGTGCAGGCCTATGTCTACGCCGCCAAGCGGGCGGCAGCGACGATGGCGGGAGCCATGGGGCTTATCGATCGCGCGATTGAGCTCGAGCAGGCAGCGTCTACTCTGCGGGAGAAGTTTGATCGCGCCTTCTGGTGCGAGGAGATCGGCTCCTACGCGCTGGCGCTCGATGGTGACAAGCGGCCTTGTCGCGTGCGGGCATCGAACGCTGGGCATGCCTTGTTCGCCGGCATTGCTCTGCCTGAGCGCGCGGCCAAAGTCGCTGCGACCTTGATGAGTGAAGGCAGCTTCGGCGGCTGGGGAATCCGGACACTGAATGCCGGCGAGATCCGCTACAACCCAATGTCCTATCACAATGGTTCGGTGTGGCCGCACGACAATGCCCTCATCGCGCTGGGCTTCGCCAAGTATGGCTTAAAGCCCGAAGCAGCACGGCTGTTTGAGGCGACCTTCGATGCGTCGACCTATCAGGACCAGCAACGCTTGCCGGAGCTATTCTGCGGCTTCCTGAGAAGGCGCCGACGCGGGCCGACCGCATATCCGGTCGCCTGCTCGCCCCAGGCCTGGGCAGCGGCAGCCCCCTTTGCGATGCTGGCTGCCTGTCTGGGGCTGGAACTGCCGGCGGCCACCAACGAGATCAAGTTGATCGACCCGGTCCTCCCGTCGTTTCTCGACGACATTACGCTTCGAGGTCTGAAACTGGCTCGCTCCCAGTTCGACTTGCGCGTGCATCGGCACAAAAACGACGTGACCATCAACGTCCTGAAGCGATGGGCGGAGAGCGACGCCAGTGTCCTGATGATGAAGACGCGATAG
- a CDS encoding VOC family protein: protein MFTHVMIGSNDLERARVFYDATFAALGGEPGEMDARGRLIYAHNDGRLMITKPIDGNPATAANGGTIGIAAASRDHVLAWHKAGTTHGGTAIESPPSERPNGAFVAYLRDPDGNKLTARSRPTK from the coding sequence ATGTTCACTCACGTCATGATAGGCAGCAACGACTTGGAGCGGGCTAGAGTTTTTTACGACGCCACATTCGCCGCGTTAGGAGGCGAGCCGGGCGAGATGGATGCCAGGGGCAGGTTGATCTATGCCCACAACGACGGTCGGCTGATGATCACGAAGCCGATCGACGGCAATCCAGCGACCGCGGCCAACGGTGGGACTATCGGGATCGCCGCGGCGAGCCGTGATCATGTTCTCGCGTGGCATAAGGCGGGCACCACGCATGGTGGGACGGCGATCGAGAGCCCACCCAGCGAGCGCCCGAATGGAGCGTTTGTCGCCTACCTTCGCGATCCGGACGGAAACAAGCTCACCGCGCGCTCTCGGCCGACGAAGTAA
- a CDS encoding Lrp/AsnC family transcriptional regulator, translated as MALDNLSRILLSELVEDGRASHIKLAERVGLSATAVARRQRALEEEGVIVGYHARLSQKVLGLGVTVIIRLALNSQSEDALSAFEKAVAKCPSVLRCFLMSGEDDYLLTVVARDVEDFEHVHKTQLSRLPHVARIQSSFALRQVIERPVLPPLQSAEGRHGQADR; from the coding sequence ATGGCTCTAGATAATCTGTCGCGCATCCTTTTGTCCGAACTGGTGGAAGATGGCCGTGCAAGCCATATCAAGCTCGCCGAGCGCGTCGGCTTGTCCGCTACAGCAGTAGCCCGACGACAACGCGCCCTGGAGGAGGAGGGCGTGATCGTCGGCTATCACGCACGATTGAGCCAGAAGGTGCTTGGTCTAGGGGTCACCGTCATCATCAGATTGGCTCTGAACAGCCAGAGCGAAGACGCCCTTTCTGCATTCGAAAAGGCCGTCGCCAAATGCCCCTCGGTTCTGAGGTGCTTCTTGATGTCGGGGGAGGACGATTATCTGCTCACTGTCGTCGCCCGAGACGTCGAGGACTTTGAGCATGTTCACAAGACGCAGTTATCCCGATTGCCGCACGTTGCACGGATCCAATCAAGCTTTGCGCTCCGTCAGGTCATAGAGAGGCCTGTTCTGCCTCCGCTCCAATCAGCAGAGGGGCGCCACGGCCAAGCGGACCGATAG